Proteins from a genomic interval of Danio rerio strain Tuebingen ecotype United States chromosome 4, GRCz12tu, whole genome shotgun sequence:
- the podxl gene encoding podocalyxin precursor, giving the protein MTITWTIIVLGAFLHDMAYAQSETTIPTASESHSTSNRSVVTDATVSTTVHKATNAQTTEAQTTSIPAGPTSQATHPPTSAPTTQSDPNNNQGSTALPSTSTLYMQNVSSAQVIPTGVDPNTSFSPTTQYTLTDSPKSVTQPHSSDQASTSNPDNLNTPTSTSERTTQRVSTEQTTAYSPAKQDRPTISDPATPANSTTELITSKPDITTDKKTTTGTTTQLLTTAKPNARSFVSQSLQTTIVPQSTTAPIKTSQPSDLRKNFTHPVYDLSSSSSSTERNIVRETCKKLGQNLKGNCSVEVEINNNQLIATITINANQAIPLENYNPPETNENENSNKEPVQDTIPDTLIAILASCGALVLILCGFAAYCTYHRRSYRKNQQHLTEELQTVENGYHDNPTLEVMEVQPEMQEKKLALNGEFNDSWIVPIDNLLKEDIPDEEDTHL; this is encoded by the exons GTGCCTTCCTACATGACATGGCGTATGCACAGTCTGAAACCACAATACCCACCGCTTCTGAATCACACAGTACCTCGAATAGAAGTGTGGTCACTGATGCAACTGTGTCTACTACGGTGCACAAAGCGACTAATGCACAAACAACTGAAGCACAAACAACATCCATTCCAGCTGGTCCAACAAGCCAAGCCACACATCCTCCCACTTCTGCACCAACTACCCAATCAGATCCTAACAACAACCAGGGCTCAACAGCTTTACCCAGTACATCCACCCTATACATGCAAAATGTCAGTTCTGCTCAAGTAATACCAACTGGAGTTGACCCAAATACTTCATTCAGTCCAACTACCCAATACACACTAACTGATAGTCCTAAATCAGTTACACAACCGCATTCATCAGACCAAGCTTCTACGTCCAATCCAGATAACCTTAATACTCCGACTAGCACTTCTGAACGAACAACACAGCGTGTATCAACTGAACAAACTACTGCATACAGTCCAGCGAAGCAAGACAGGCCTACCATTTCTGACCCAGCCACACCAGCTAACTCTACCACAGAACTCATCACTTCTAAGCCAGACATTACAACAGACAAAAAGACAACAACCGGGACCACAA CTCAATTACTCACCACAGCAAAACCAAACGCTAGAAGTTTTGTTTCTCAAAGTCTTCAGACCACAATAGTACCGCAGTCAACAACTGCCCCAATCAAAACATCCCAGCCTTCGGATCTACGCAAAAATTTCACTCAT CCTGTCTATGAtctgagcagcagcagcagcagcactgaA AGGAATATCGTGCGTGAAACCTGCAAGAAGCTGGGCCAGAACTTGAAAGGAAATTGCTCTGTGGAAGTGGAAATTAACAACAACCAATTAAttgcaacaataacaataaatg CTAACCAGGCGATACCATTGGAAAATTACAATCCTCCAGAAACAAAT gAAAACGAGAACAGCAACAAGGAGCCAGTTCAAGACACGATACCAGACACGCTGATTGCCATCTTGGCTTCATGTGGTGCTTTGGTGCTCATTCTGTGTGGCTTTGCTGCGTACTGCACTTATCATCGTAGATCCTACAGGAAGAACCAG CAACATCTAACAGAAGAGCTGCAGACTGTGGAAAACGGTTATCATGACAATCCCACTCTGGAGGTGATGGAGGTGCAGCCTGAGATGCAAGAGAAGAAACTGGCATTGAATGGAGAGTTTAACGACAGCTGGATCGTCCCAATAGACAACCTTCTGAAAGAGGACATACCTGACGAAGAGGACACTCACTTGTAA
- the podxl gene encoding podocalyxin isoform X1, with translation MTITWTIIVLGAFLHDMAYAQSETTIPTASESHSTSNRSVVTDATVSTTVHKATNAQTTEAQTTSIPAGPTSQATHPPTSAPTTQSDPNNNQGSTALPSTSTLYMQNVSSAQVIPTGVDPNTSFSPTTQYTLTDSPKSVTQPHSSDQASTSNPDNLNTPTSTSERTTQRVSTEQTTAYSPAKQDRPTISDPATPANSTTELITSKPDITTDKKTTTGTTTQLLTTAKPNARSFVSQSLQTTIVPQSTTAPIKTSQPSDLRKNFTHPVYDLSSSSSSTEENENSNKEPVQDTIPDTLIAILASCGALVLILCGFAAYCTYHRRSYRKNQQHLTEELQTVENGYHDNPTLEVMEVQPEMQEKKLALNGEFNDSWIVPIDNLLKEDIPDEEDTHL, from the exons GTGCCTTCCTACATGACATGGCGTATGCACAGTCTGAAACCACAATACCCACCGCTTCTGAATCACACAGTACCTCGAATAGAAGTGTGGTCACTGATGCAACTGTGTCTACTACGGTGCACAAAGCGACTAATGCACAAACAACTGAAGCACAAACAACATCCATTCCAGCTGGTCCAACAAGCCAAGCCACACATCCTCCCACTTCTGCACCAACTACCCAATCAGATCCTAACAACAACCAGGGCTCAACAGCTTTACCCAGTACATCCACCCTATACATGCAAAATGTCAGTTCTGCTCAAGTAATACCAACTGGAGTTGACCCAAATACTTCATTCAGTCCAACTACCCAATACACACTAACTGATAGTCCTAAATCAGTTACACAACCGCATTCATCAGACCAAGCTTCTACGTCCAATCCAGATAACCTTAATACTCCGACTAGCACTTCTGAACGAACAACACAGCGTGTATCAACTGAACAAACTACTGCATACAGTCCAGCGAAGCAAGACAGGCCTACCATTTCTGACCCAGCCACACCAGCTAACTCTACCACAGAACTCATCACTTCTAAGCCAGACATTACAACAGACAAAAAGACAACAACCGGGACCACAA CTCAATTACTCACCACAGCAAAACCAAACGCTAGAAGTTTTGTTTCTCAAAGTCTTCAGACCACAATAGTACCGCAGTCAACAACTGCCCCAATCAAAACATCCCAGCCTTCGGATCTACGCAAAAATTTCACTCAT CCTGTCTATGAtctgagcagcagcagcagcagcactgaA gAAAACGAGAACAGCAACAAGGAGCCAGTTCAAGACACGATACCAGACACGCTGATTGCCATCTTGGCTTCATGTGGTGCTTTGGTGCTCATTCTGTGTGGCTTTGCTGCGTACTGCACTTATCATCGTAGATCCTACAGGAAGAACCAG CAACATCTAACAGAAGAGCTGCAGACTGTGGAAAACGGTTATCATGACAATCCCACTCTGGAGGTGATGGAGGTGCAGCCTGAGATGCAAGAGAAGAAACTGGCATTGAATGGAGAGTTTAACGACAGCTGGATCGTCCCAATAGACAACCTTCTGAAAGAGGACATACCTGACGAAGAGGACACTCACTTGTAA